A region of the Vallitalea okinawensis genome:
CGTCGCTTTCTTAATAGCAATGGCAGTTTTTGGGCCTATGATGACGCCGTATTCCTTTAAAGAGCAAATTGAACCACTTAAGCAACATACCAAGTTGCCACCACGTGTACCAGGGTTAGAGAAATTAGGTATCTTTGATGGTACTATTGAAAAAGAATTAGGGGAAAAAGCTCTAGCACGTTTATCTGAAGAGTCCTATGAAATAACATGGGAAGGCGAAGTTTACGATCGTAAATACGACCAAAATGTCTATAGATATCAAATTGTCTACTCTCCTTACATTGATAAAGGTGTAGAGGATGAGTATTACTGGTTTGGTACAGATGAATTAGGTCGTGATATTTGGACTAGAGTTTGGCGTGGAACAAGAGTATCTTTAGCTATCGGTTTAATCGCTGCGTGTATTGATCTACTTGTAGGGGTTACATATGGTGCAATCGCTGGGTACTTCGGAGGTAGAGTCGATAACTTGATGATGCGTTTTACAGAGATACTCAACGGTATACCTTACCTTGTAATTGTTATTATGTTCATCTTGATTTTTGAAAATGCTGGCATAGTTCCTATTGCACTAGCATTGGCCATAACAGGGTGGATTGGTATGGCAAGAATTGTTCGTGCTCATTTCCTTAAGTATAAACAGATGGAATTTGTTTTAGCAGCAAAGACTCTTGGAACATCCAGTGGTAACATAATATTTAAGCACATATTGCCTAATATTATCGGTCAAGTAGTGGTTATGGTAACCTTTACAATACCTGCTGCTATCTTTACAGAAGCATTTTTGGCCTTCATTGGTTTAGGTATCGCACCACCAGAAACCTCTTTAGGTATATTGATAAATGATGGTTATAAGTTTTTAATGACAAATGCATATATGATGTTTGTACCAGCTTCGATATTATGTATCTTAATGCTTGCATTAAATATATTTGCTAATGGTCTAAGAGATGCCGTGGACCCAAGAATGCGTGAAGGTTGATAAGGAGGTAGTATGATGGCAGGTAAAAAATTATTAGAAGTAAATGATTTACATGTCTCCTTTAAGGTCCATGGAGGTACAGTAAAAGCTGTACGTGGTGTTAGCTTTGAACTGCATGAAGGTGAGACCTTAGCTATAGTTGGAGAGTCAGGTTCAGGAAAGTCTGTATGTACAAAAACCATTATGGGTATTATTGCGAAAAATGGTCGAATAGATAAAGGTGAAATTCTTTTAGAAGATAGAGACATTGCTCAGATGAAAGAAAAGGAATTAGAGAAAATTCGTGGCAAGGAAATTGCTATGATATTCCAAGATCCTATGACATCACTTAATCCGACGATGAAAATTGGTAAGCAAATCATGGAACCAATGGTTAAGCATCGTGGTATGAGTAAGTCAGAGGCAAAAGCTGAAGCTATTAAGCTTATCGATTTAGTAGGTATTGATGAGCCAGAAAAACGTTTCCACCAATATCCTCATCAATTTTCAGGTGGAATGCGTCAGAGAATTGTAATCGCGATCGCTTTGTCTTGTCAGCCTAAAATTTTAATAGCTGACGAGCCAACAACAGCATTAGATGTTACAATCCAAGCACAAATACTTGATTTAATTAAAGATTTACAAGAAAAAACAGGTGTTGCAGTTATCTTCATTACTCATGACTTAGGTGTTGTTGCTAACGTTTCTGATCGTGTATCCGTTATGTATGCGGGACAGATTGTTGAAGTAGGTACAGCTGATGAAGTATTCTACTTACCTAAACATCCATATACTTGGGGTTTGTTGGCTTCCATGCCGAGTTTGGATACAGATGATGATGAACTTTATGCGATACCAGGTACACCACCAGATTTACTTAATCCGCCAGTAGGTGATGCCTTTGCTTTAAGAAGTGAGTTCGCATTAGCCATTGATATGGAAGAAAAACCACCATATTTTGAGCTTAGTGAAACACATAAAGCAGCATCTTGGCTCTTACATCCAGATGCACCTAAGGTAGAGCCACCTTCAGCGATTCAGAAACTAGCATTAAAATATAAAGGTGGTGTGAGGTAATGGATAACAGAGAGAAATTAGTTGAAATAAGTAATCTAAAACAATACTTTAAGTTACCTAAAAAAGGTGTAGTTAAAGCTATTGATGGTATTACTTTTGATATCTATAAAGGTGAAACATTTGGTTTAGTTGGAGAATCTGGTTCGGGTAAAACAACAACTGGCCGTACTATTATAAAACTCTATGAAGCAACAGAGGGTGAAATAGTATTTAATGGCGAGAACATTCAAGGTAAAATGCCTAGAGCGAAAAGAAGAGAAATCAATAAAAAAATGCAAATGATCTTTCAAGACCCTCAAGCTTGTCTGAATCCAAGAATGACAGTAGCAGATATAATTGCAGAAGGTATTGATATTCATGGATTAGCTAAGAATAAGAAAGAAAGATTGCATAAAGTGTATGAATTACTTGAAACAGTTGGTCTTAACAAAGATCATGCCAATCGTTATCCTCATGAGTTTTCTGGTGGACAGCGTCAAAGAATTGGTATTGCAAGAGCATTAGCTATTGAACCAGAATTCATTATTGCTGATGAACCAATTTCAGCCCTTGATGTGTCTATTCAAGCTCAGGTTGTTAACTTAATGAACCAATTGAAGCATGAAAAGCAATTAACGTACTTGTTTATTGCTCATGACTTATCCATGGTTAAGTATATCTCTGATAGAATTGGGGTTATGTACCGAGGTAAGTTAATGGAGTTAGCGGATAGTGAGGAGCTTTTCCATCATCCGTTACATCCATATACTAAATCATTAATGTCTGCCATTCCTCTTCCTGATCCTCAAACAGAGAGAACCAGAAGAAGATTTGGCTATGATCCTACTATGCATGATTATAGTAAAGAAAAACCTGAATGGGTTGAAATACGACCAAAACATTGGATTTATGCTTCACCTAGTGAAGTGGAAAAATACCAAGAAGAAATCAAAAAAAATGAAAAAGCGTCAGTGAGCTAAAAAAACAAGAAGGTGTCTCGTGAGAGACACCTTCTTTTGTTGTTTCATTATTTTGGAGAAAATAGAAGCAGTGACCGTCGGTGGAAGACTTTGGTTTTCCTGTTAAGGGGTTTGGTCTCAACATAGGAGGATTTAAAGCAAATACTAAAAGAAAGCTAAAATATTCCTTATAATAGGAAGGAACTAATATCTGCTATTGTATACAGTATTCTTGTATGCATAAAAATGCATGCAATTTTATAGAGGATGAAAATCATTATTTACATCAAAACTATAGAATAAATAACAATGATGTAATAAAATAGTAAATATAGCTTAAAAAAATGCACATAAGTGGAAAAGAAAAAATTAAGGTAATTATTCAATATTAATAACATAATTCGTGTATCTCTATGGCGGACGTGTTTATTGGTATACTGGGTGCTGGGCAAAATTATTATATTAAAATTCAATGAAATAAGGATAATTTGCCGTATAAGTACATAATACACTATATATTAAGGGTTTTATGAGTAATAAAGAAAATTATATGATTGTATACAATGTTTTCTGAATATTGTCTAAAAAACTTAAAAATAAAGCATAAAGCCGCTTATAAGTAGGGGTGTAGCCGTATTCGGTTGAGTTAGTGATGATGCCTAAGAGAATTATGAAAACTGTACAAAAAATACGAATGCAATTTTAGAACGCAAAAAATTCAATATTATGACGAGTAAAATAATAATCTGTTGAAATACACAAAATTTTTTGGTATACTAGAGCATGACAATAAAACATGCAGGGAGGAATACCAACATGAAGACTAAATTATTAGCACTTGTATTAGTACTTGTACTTGGAATTAGCGCAGTTTTAGTAGGTTGTTCTAAAGATAATGATACTACTACTGAACCAACAGATACTACAACTAATACAGAAGTAAAAGAAGTATCATCAAAAGAAGCTTTACAAAATATAAATTTCCGTAAAGCATTAGCAATGTCATTAGAAAAATCATTTATTTCAAATGAAATTTTAGCAAACGGTTCTCAAGCTGTTGATTATTTAACACCAGGTAGTATTACACCAGGTAAAGATTTTAGAAGTGAATACCCAGAAGGTTTTAATAGCTACAATTTAGATGAAGCGATGAACTACTGGAATCAAGCTAAAGAAGAATTAGGTTTTGAAGAAATTGAAATCGAATTATTAACTTTCGACTCAGATAGTAGTAAGAAGATTTCTGAATATATCCAAGCTCAATGGCAAGCAAATTTACCAGGTTTATCAGTAACAATTAACCAACAACCATTCGAAAATAAATTAGAGTTAGCTAGTGCAGGTAACTTTGATGTTAACTTCGCTGGTTGGGGTCCTGACTATCCAGATCCAATGACATATTTAGATTTATGGGTAACAGGCGGTGGTCATAACAATACTGGTATGGCTAATGCAGAATTCGATGCAATTATAGACGATGCTAAATCAGGTGAATTACTAGCTGATGCTGATGCTCGTTGGGCGGCTTTACAAGAAGCAGAAAGAATGATGTTTGAAGAAGAAACAGCAATCATTCCTCTATATCAAAAAGGTAAAGCAATCTTACAACAAGATTATTTCACAGGTCTTGTAGAACCTTCATTCGGACCTGATATCATTTTCACTTACGCAGAAACAACTCAAACTAACGAAAATGGTGAAACAATTGCTAGATTAGTAGATACTTCAGATATTCCTACAATGGATATCTCATTAGCTACTAACTCAGTATCATTCCAAGCTATTGGTAATACAAATGAAGGTTTATTTAAGTACGCTGAAGATGGAAGTATCGTTGAAGGCTTAGTTAAAGATTATAGTATGGAAGAAGTAACGAATGAAAACGGTAATGTAACTTATGTTTATACTTTCAATTTAAGAGATGATAATGTTTGGTCAAATGGCGAAACTGTAACAGCTCATGATTTCGTTTATTCATGGAGAAGATTAGGCGATCCTAACACAGGTGCTCAATATGCTCATATGTTAGAATCAGCTGGTATCAAAAACGGTGCTGCTGTAGCTGGTGGTGAAGTTGCTCCAGAAGAATTAGGTGTTACTGCTGCTGATGACTTTACATTAGTAGTTGAATTAGAAACAAATGTACCATTCTTTATTGAATTATTAGTATTCCCATCATTCTACCCACAAAATCAAGCTTTTGTTGAAGCAATGGGTGATGACTATGGTACAAGCCCAGAAACAGCATTATACAATGGTCCTTATACTTTAACAAAATGGACTTTAGGTTATGAATATGAATACGCTAAAAATGCAGATTACTATGCAGCTGATGAAGTAGCTATTGATGTAGTTAACTTCCGTATCGTAAAAGATGCTGCTGCACGTGTCAACTTATATGAAGCTGGTGACATCGATAGAGCAGTATTAAGTAGTGAGTTCGTATCACAATATGTTGATGATTCTAACTTCAAAACAACTGAAGATATGTCAGTATTCTATATTGAAATGAACTATGCTGAATAATTAAAAAAACTGAATAAAGCACCCTACTAATAAGTGGGGTGCTTTATTCAGCAATACACATAATGTAAGATTTGATAAGTTAGGTTGACCTTTATAAAGTTCAATTTTTGCTTTATTAATACTTATGATTATTTAGTAATGATGATATTGGTGAATTATGAAAGTTAATCAATAAAAATGTAAAATATTAGTTATTGATTTAGTGATAGATTGACAGTATAATTATATACATGTCGAAATTTGTATATTATTTGAAAATTAGTTTATTAGAGGCTAATGAATTTAAAAAAGAAAATAAGGATCAATTAAATGATACCTTATTAGCAAATTATGCGAGGTGAAAAGATGATTAAGTATGTCTTAGAAAGACTTATGTACGGGCTTATTACTTTGTTTTTAGTAGTATCCATTACTTTCTTACTACTTCAATTCATGCCAGGTTCACCCTTTAACGACGATAAGTTAACGGAGGAACAATTAGTAATTTTGAATGACAAATATGGTTTGGATGATCCAATACCAATGCAATATGCTCGTTATATGAAGAATGTATTCACAGGGGATTTTGGTGTATCATTCCAATACAATAATCAAGAAGTTTCAGAAATGATTGCTGCAAGATTGCCAGTAACTGTACGTGTAGGAGGACAAGCGCTTATTTTTGGAGCATTAGTGGGTATATTTTTAGGGGCGATAGCTGCACTTAAGAAAAATACACCTATTGATCATGCAACAATTTTGATCGCAATTCTAGGGGTTTCTGTTCCATCCTACGTAATGGCATCTTTAATGCAATACTATCTAGGTGTAAGAGCAGGTTTACTTCCAGTTGTTTATAATGAGACAGCTGCATCTACGATTATGCCAACGTTAGCACTATCCTTATTTGTTATCTCATCATGTGCTCGTTTCATGAGAACAGAGCTCGTTGAGGTGCTTTCTACTGATTATATATTATTAGCAAGAGCTAAAGGTATGTCAAGAGCGCACGTCATCTATAAACATGCATTGAGAAATGCATTAATTCCAGTTATTACAGTGCTAGGACCAATGACAATTTCTTTATTAACTGGTTCTACAGTAATTGAAAAGATTTTTGGTATTCCAGGAGTTAGTTTCTTACTTGTAGAAGGTATTCAAAAGAATGACTATTTTGTTATCCTAGGAGTAGCAACATTCTATAGTGCATTATATATCACAGTGCTTATTATCATTGATATTCTATACGGTATTATTGATCCAAGAATTCGTCTGTCAGGAGGTGCTAAATAATGAGCGATGTTAAAAAGATTGCACAAGAACAATTTAAACGCATTAAGATCGATACATCACTAAATGAAAAAATTGAAGCACCAAGTCTTACTTTCTGGCAAGACGTTAGAAGAAGATTGAAAACGAATAAAGCGGCAATATTTGCAATGGTTTTACTTGTTATTATTATTTTCTTCTCGATGTTTGGTCCTATGATGAATGCATATGAGTACGATAAGCAAATTCAACCACCATCACAGCATACAAAGTTACCACCTAAAGTACCAGGGTTAGCTGAATTAGGTATTCTTGATGGTACAGTTACTAAAGAAGTCGGTGAAAATGGTCTTGCTCGTTTAACAGAGGGGACTTATGAAATAGTTAATGAGTTCACAGAAACTAAAGAAGATGGTACATCAGTAACAAGATATACAGTTGTGGAAGATGTTTATGCAGCAAAAGGAATTGAAGATGAAGCTTATTGGTTTGGTACAGATGACTTAGGTCGTGATTTATGGACGAGAGTTTGGAGAGGGGTTCGTGTATCTCTATTAATCGGTTTTATCGCAGCAATGATTGACTTACTCATTGGGGTATCCTATGGTGCCATTGCAGGTTTCTATGGCGGTAAAATTGATATGTATATGATGCGTTTTACTGAAATCCTTACTGGTATTCCAAACCTGGTATTAGTTACACTATTTATACTTGTCTTTGATCCTGGTATCGTACCGATCGCTATAGCTATTGCTATGACCTCTTGGGTAGGTATGGCGCGTGTAGTTCGTTCTCAGTTCTTAAAAATTAAGGAACAAGAATTTATTTTAGCTGGTCGTACATTAGGTACTCCAAGCTTCAAATTAATATTTAAACACATTATTCCGAATATTATTGGACAGATTGTAATCATGATTACATTCTCTATTCCAAGTGCGATTTTCTATGAATCTTTCTTGGCGTTTATTGGTTTAGGGTTACAAGCACCTGAAACATCATTAGGTACATTAATTGCTGATGGTTATAAATTCTTAATGACAAATGCATTTATGTTATTTATCCCAGCAGTTATCTTATCAGTTCTAATGTTAAGCTTGAATATCTTCGCAAACGGTCTAAGAGATGCTGTAGACCCAAGAATGCGTAATAGTTAGTAGGGAGGTACAATGATGAAGAAAATCTTAGAAGTAAAAGATCTTCATGTTTCCTTTAAAACCTACAGTGGTAGAGTTAATGCCGTTCGTGGAGTGAGTTTTGATTTACATGAAGGTGAAACATTGGCGATCGTAGGTGAATCAGGTTCTGGTAAATCTGTTTGTACTAAGACGATTATAGGGATACTAGCATCAAATGGTAATATTGATAATGGAGAGATTCATTTTGATGGTAAAGATCTTGCGAGTTTAAAAGAAAAAGAATTGGAAAAAGTACGTGGTAAGGATATTGCTATGATTTTCCAAGATCCGATGACATCATTAAATCCAACCATGAAGATTGGTAAACAAATCATGGAAGGTATGGTTAAGCATCGTGGTATGAGTAAAGATGAAGCTAAAAAAAGAGCTATTGAGTTGATAGATTTAGTTGGAATTGATGAGCCAGAGAAGCGCTTCCATCAATATCCTCACCAGTTCTCTGGTGGTATGCGTCAAAGAATTGTTATAGCAACAGCATTAGCATGTGAGCCAAAAATCCTCATTGCTGATGAGCCAACAACAGCATTAGATGTTACAATTCAAGCGCAGATTTTAGATCTAATTAAAGATCTTCAAGAAAAAACAGGTGTTGCTGTTATCTTCATTACCCATGACTTAGGGGTAGTAGCCAACGTTTCTGATCGTGTTGCAGTTATGTATGCTGGTCAAATTGTTGAGGTAGGAACTTCTGATGAAGTCTTCTATTTACCTAAACATCCTTATACTTGGGGATTGTTAGCTTCAATGCCAAGTCTAGATTCTGATGAAGAAGAATTATATGCTATTCCTGGTACACCACCAGACTTATTGAATCCACCAAAAGGTGATGCCTTTGCATTACGAAGTGAGTTTGCCATGGCTATTGATATGAAGGAAGAACCACCATTCTTCCAGATTTCTGAAACTCATAAGGCGAGAACATGGTTATTGCATCCTGATGCACCAAAGGTAGAACCACCATCAGCCATTAAAAAGCTAGAACAAAAAGTAAAAGGTGGTGTTGTCAATGAATAATAAAGAGAAGTTACTTGAAGTTAAAAACCTTAAGCAATATTTCAAGTTACCAAAAGGTGCAGTTGTAAAGGCTGTTAACGATATTTCTTTTGATATTTATAAAGGTGAAACTTTCGGTCTAGTTGGTGAATCTGGATCAGGTAAATCAACGACTGGTAGAACGATTATTCGTCTGTACGATGCTACTGGTGGTGAAATCATTTATGACGGTAAAAATATTCAGGGGAAAATGCCTAGAGGAAAGAAAAAAGAACTCAATAAGAAGAT
Encoded here:
- a CDS encoding ABC transporter ATP-binding protein, with the protein product MAGKKLLEVNDLHVSFKVHGGTVKAVRGVSFELHEGETLAIVGESGSGKSVCTKTIMGIIAKNGRIDKGEILLEDRDIAQMKEKELEKIRGKEIAMIFQDPMTSLNPTMKIGKQIMEPMVKHRGMSKSEAKAEAIKLIDLVGIDEPEKRFHQYPHQFSGGMRQRIVIAIALSCQPKILIADEPTTALDVTIQAQILDLIKDLQEKTGVAVIFITHDLGVVANVSDRVSVMYAGQIVEVGTADEVFYLPKHPYTWGLLASMPSLDTDDDELYAIPGTPPDLLNPPVGDAFALRSEFALAIDMEEKPPYFELSETHKAASWLLHPDAPKVEPPSAIQKLALKYKGGVR
- a CDS encoding ABC transporter substrate-binding protein yields the protein MKTKLLALVLVLVLGISAVLVGCSKDNDTTTEPTDTTTNTEVKEVSSKEALQNINFRKALAMSLEKSFISNEILANGSQAVDYLTPGSITPGKDFRSEYPEGFNSYNLDEAMNYWNQAKEELGFEEIEIELLTFDSDSSKKISEYIQAQWQANLPGLSVTINQQPFENKLELASAGNFDVNFAGWGPDYPDPMTYLDLWVTGGGHNNTGMANAEFDAIIDDAKSGELLADADARWAALQEAERMMFEEETAIIPLYQKGKAILQQDYFTGLVEPSFGPDIIFTYAETTQTNENGETIARLVDTSDIPTMDISLATNSVSFQAIGNTNEGLFKYAEDGSIVEGLVKDYSMEEVTNENGNVTYVYTFNLRDDNVWSNGETVTAHDFVYSWRRLGDPNTGAQYAHMLESAGIKNGAAVAGGEVAPEELGVTAADDFTLVVELETNVPFFIELLVFPSFYPQNQAFVEAMGDDYGTSPETALYNGPYTLTKWTLGYEYEYAKNADYYAADEVAIDVVNFRIVKDAAARVNLYEAGDIDRAVLSSEFVSQYVDDSNFKTTEDMSVFYIEMNYAE
- the opp3C gene encoding oligopeptide ABC transporter permease produces the protein MSDVKKIAQEQFKRIKIDTSLNEKIEAPSLTFWQDVRRRLKTNKAAIFAMVLLVIIIFFSMFGPMMNAYEYDKQIQPPSQHTKLPPKVPGLAELGILDGTVTKEVGENGLARLTEGTYEIVNEFTETKEDGTSVTRYTVVEDVYAAKGIEDEAYWFGTDDLGRDLWTRVWRGVRVSLLIGFIAAMIDLLIGVSYGAIAGFYGGKIDMYMMRFTEILTGIPNLVLVTLFILVFDPGIVPIAIAIAMTSWVGMARVVRSQFLKIKEQEFILAGRTLGTPSFKLIFKHIIPNIIGQIVIMITFSIPSAIFYESFLAFIGLGLQAPETSLGTLIADGYKFLMTNAFMLFIPAVILSVLMLSLNIFANGLRDAVDPRMRNS
- a CDS encoding ABC transporter ATP-binding protein; translated protein: MKKILEVKDLHVSFKTYSGRVNAVRGVSFDLHEGETLAIVGESGSGKSVCTKTIIGILASNGNIDNGEIHFDGKDLASLKEKELEKVRGKDIAMIFQDPMTSLNPTMKIGKQIMEGMVKHRGMSKDEAKKRAIELIDLVGIDEPEKRFHQYPHQFSGGMRQRIVIATALACEPKILIADEPTTALDVTIQAQILDLIKDLQEKTGVAVIFITHDLGVVANVSDRVAVMYAGQIVEVGTSDEVFYLPKHPYTWGLLASMPSLDSDEEELYAIPGTPPDLLNPPKGDAFALRSEFAMAIDMKEEPPFFQISETHKARTWLLHPDAPKVEPPSAIKKLEQKVKGGVVNE
- a CDS encoding ABC transporter ATP-binding protein, giving the protein MDNREKLVEISNLKQYFKLPKKGVVKAIDGITFDIYKGETFGLVGESGSGKTTTGRTIIKLYEATEGEIVFNGENIQGKMPRAKRREINKKMQMIFQDPQACLNPRMTVADIIAEGIDIHGLAKNKKERLHKVYELLETVGLNKDHANRYPHEFSGGQRQRIGIARALAIEPEFIIADEPISALDVSIQAQVVNLMNQLKHEKQLTYLFIAHDLSMVKYISDRIGVMYRGKLMELADSEELFHHPLHPYTKSLMSAIPLPDPQTERTRRRFGYDPTMHDYSKEKPEWVEIRPKHWIYASPSEVEKYQEEIKKNEKASVS
- a CDS encoding ABC transporter permease is translated as MIKYVLERLMYGLITLFLVVSITFLLLQFMPGSPFNDDKLTEEQLVILNDKYGLDDPIPMQYARYMKNVFTGDFGVSFQYNNQEVSEMIAARLPVTVRVGGQALIFGALVGIFLGAIAALKKNTPIDHATILIAILGVSVPSYVMASLMQYYLGVRAGLLPVVYNETAASTIMPTLALSLFVISSCARFMRTELVEVLSTDYILLARAKGMSRAHVIYKHALRNALIPVITVLGPMTISLLTGSTVIEKIFGIPGVSFLLVEGIQKNDYFVILGVATFYSALYITVLIIIDILYGIIDPRIRLSGGAK
- a CDS encoding ABC transporter permease; translation: MSTVKIPQIPQEKFKRVQVDAGLKEKIEQPSLTFWQDVRRRLIHNKPALVAFFFVAFLIAMAVFGPMMTPYSFKEQIEPLKQHTKLPPRVPGLEKLGIFDGTIEKELGEKALARLSEESYEITWEGEVYDRKYDQNVYRYQIVYSPYIDKGVEDEYYWFGTDELGRDIWTRVWRGTRVSLAIGLIAACIDLLVGVTYGAIAGYFGGRVDNLMMRFTEILNGIPYLVIVIMFILIFENAGIVPIALALAITGWIGMARIVRAHFLKYKQMEFVLAAKTLGTSSGNIIFKHILPNIIGQVVVMVTFTIPAAIFTEAFLAFIGLGIAPPETSLGILINDGYKFLMTNAYMMFVPASILCILMLALNIFANGLRDAVDPRMREG